Proteins from one Pantoea cypripedii genomic window:
- a CDS encoding efflux RND transporter permease subunit, which produces MIKFFLDRPVFANVLSLIILILGAVALWALPVSQYPPIAPPTVQVVTHYPGANAQTLQDQVAFPIEQQVNGVENMLYMKSTTGNDGTYTLNITFAIGTDSDQAQILVQNRVQAALSQLPDAVQQQGVTVRKRSTAILQLYSLQSSDPAQDTLFLSNYATNHLRDSLARIPGVGDVTVFGTGNYSMRIWLDAARMQQYGLVPDDVINAIKAQNRSVSAGQLGAPPVNSGQQMQLTLNVNGLLTDTSQFNQIVIKSSTQDGGRLVRLQDVGHAELGSSSYSQFFTMDGKPAAGIAISQLPDANALDVGAAVAAEMQKLSAQLPAGMHYSLPFDTTTFIKSSVDDVYSTLLIAGLLVLLVIVAFLQNWRAVLVPATTVPVTIIGTFGAIYLMGFSINLLTLFAIVLAIGIVVDDAIVVVEGVSHHIEQGYAPREATLRAMRQLLPPIISITLVLVAVYIPASFLPGLSGQMYRQFALVIAVTALLSALNALTLKPVQSAQWLRPVKAGAKPWIYRKFNQAFARLENAYLNGVRRLIRHSTAAFSGGMVVIVLALAAFINIPTGFIPLEDQGYLLVSLQLPDAASLEKTADTTQQVEKVLSQQPGVDHTVVIGGLSPLDNNASLSNAALIYITLKPWNQRGRNQDLRSIYLNLNKQLANIPDTNALVIVPPPIQGVGNGGGMQMVLSENDGQRDYRHLQQVSDNFARQAMALPQVSRMFSTLRADVPQINVTLDRKRAAAMGVAPGDAFDAMQQYLGASYVNQITRENHSVKVYVQAQSDQRQLQQQISALTVKNASGEPVSLATLVSFTPTQGPAVASLYNLNPAATLTGMPAPGYSTGAAMQAVEALAKATLPPDISLSWTDMSYQEKVAGNRIYIAFAMSLLLVYLVLAAQYESYWLPISVILGVPLALSGTAITLLMLNIANNLYTQIGVLLLAGLAAKNAILIVEYARQQRLAGSSIIDAALTAARTRFRPIIMTSLAFTLGVLPLIFGSGASASARKSLGVTVFSGMLSATLLAILLVPCFYVVLQRAQEAWQARRQPAHQSSLSGE; this is translated from the coding sequence ATGATTAAGTTCTTTCTCGACCGGCCGGTTTTCGCCAATGTGTTGTCATTAATCATCCTGATTCTCGGTGCTGTTGCCTTGTGGGCGTTGCCGGTGTCGCAGTATCCCCCCATCGCTCCGCCAACGGTGCAGGTGGTGACGCACTATCCCGGCGCCAACGCACAGACATTGCAGGATCAGGTGGCCTTCCCCATCGAGCAGCAGGTGAATGGCGTCGAGAATATGCTGTATATGAAATCGACCACCGGCAATGATGGCACCTATACCCTGAATATCACCTTCGCTATCGGCACTGACAGCGACCAGGCACAGATTCTGGTGCAAAACCGCGTGCAGGCGGCGCTTTCCCAACTGCCGGATGCGGTGCAGCAGCAGGGCGTGACGGTGCGAAAAAGATCCACGGCCATTTTGCAGTTGTACAGCCTGCAATCTTCTGACCCGGCGCAGGACACGTTGTTTTTAAGCAACTACGCCACCAACCACCTGCGCGACTCACTGGCGCGCATACCCGGCGTGGGGGATGTCACGGTGTTTGGCACCGGCAATTACAGCATGCGCATCTGGCTGGATGCGGCGCGCATGCAGCAATATGGCCTGGTGCCGGATGATGTGATCAACGCCATTAAAGCGCAAAACCGCAGCGTCAGCGCCGGGCAGCTGGGCGCTCCGCCTGTCAATAGCGGTCAGCAGATGCAGCTGACACTCAACGTCAATGGCCTGCTGACCGATACCAGTCAATTCAATCAGATCGTGATTAAAAGCAGCACCCAGGACGGCGGCAGGCTGGTGCGTTTACAGGATGTCGGCCATGCGGAGCTGGGTTCATCGAGCTATTCGCAGTTTTTCACCATGGACGGTAAGCCCGCGGCAGGTATTGCCATTTCACAGTTACCGGATGCCAATGCGCTGGACGTTGGCGCTGCAGTCGCTGCGGAGATGCAAAAATTATCCGCGCAACTGCCAGCAGGTATGCACTATTCACTGCCGTTCGATACCACCACCTTTATTAAGAGTTCAGTCGATGACGTCTACAGCACTTTGCTGATTGCCGGGCTGCTGGTTTTACTGGTGATTGTGGCATTTTTGCAAAACTGGCGCGCAGTGCTGGTGCCCGCCACCACGGTGCCGGTCACCATTATTGGCACGTTCGGGGCGATTTACCTGATGGGGTTTTCCATCAATTTACTGACGCTATTTGCCATCGTGCTGGCAATCGGCATCGTTGTTGATGATGCGATCGTGGTGGTCGAAGGGGTGAGTCATCATATTGAACAGGGATATGCGCCGCGCGAGGCGACGCTGCGCGCCATGCGTCAGTTGCTGCCACCGATCATCTCAATCACCCTGGTGTTGGTGGCGGTGTATATTCCGGCCAGTTTCTTACCTGGCCTCAGCGGCCAGATGTATCGTCAGTTTGCGCTGGTGATTGCTGTGACCGCCTTACTCAGTGCCCTCAATGCGCTGACGCTGAAACCGGTGCAAAGCGCACAGTGGTTGCGACCGGTGAAGGCGGGGGCCAAACCGTGGATTTACCGGAAATTCAACCAGGCTTTCGCCCGGCTGGAGAACGCTTATCTCAATGGTGTGCGCCGCTTAATCCGCCACAGCACAGCGGCGTTTAGCGGGGGTATGGTGGTGATCGTGCTGGCGTTAGCGGCCTTTATCAACATTCCGACCGGATTTATTCCGCTGGAAGACCAGGGTTATCTGCTGGTGTCGCTGCAATTGCCGGATGCCGCTTCGCTGGAGAAAACAGCCGACACTACCCAGCAGGTGGAAAAGGTACTGAGCCAGCAACCCGGCGTGGATCATACCGTGGTCATCGGTGGGCTTTCACCGCTCGACAACAATGCGTCCTTGTCCAACGCTGCGCTGATTTATATCACCCTGAAACCCTGGAATCAGCGGGGCAGGAACCAGGATCTGCGTTCGATTTATCTCAATCTGAATAAACAGCTGGCGAACATTCCCGATACCAATGCGCTGGTGATTGTGCCGCCGCCGATTCAGGGAGTGGGTAATGGTGGCGGTATGCAGATGGTCCTGAGTGAGAATGATGGGCAACGTGATTACCGGCATCTGCAGCAGGTGAGTGACAATTTTGCCCGGCAGGCGATGGCACTGCCGCAGGTGTCGCGGATGTTCAGCACCCTGCGTGCCGATGTGCCGCAGATTAATGTCACGCTGGACAGAAAGCGCGCGGCCGCGATGGGCGTTGCTCCCGGTGATGCTTTTGACGCGATGCAACAATATCTCGGTGCCAGTTATGTCAATCAAATCACGCGTGAAAACCATAGCGTGAAAGTTTATGTGCAGGCGCAGTCAGATCAGCGTCAGCTGCAACAGCAAATCTCCGCACTGACGGTGAAAAATGCCAGCGGCGAGCCGGTTTCACTGGCGACGCTGGTCAGTTTCACCCCGACACAAGGGCCAGCGGTGGCTTCTTTATATAATCTCAACCCGGCTGCCACGCTCACCGGAATGCCCGCGCCGGGTTATAGCACTGGCGCGGCAATGCAGGCGGTGGAGGCTCTGGCTAAAGCCACCCTGCCGCCGGATATCAGCCTGTCATGGACCGATATGTCGTATCAGGAAAAAGTCGCCGGAAACCGTATCTATATTGCCTTCGCCATGTCACTGCTGCTGGTTTATCTGGTGCTGGCGGCACAATACGAAAGCTACTGGTTGCCCATCAGTGTGATCCTCGGTGTCCCACTTGCCTTATCAGGTACGGCGATCACATTGTTAATGCTGAATATCGCTAACAATCTTTATACGCAGATTGGTGTGTTGCTGCTGGCCGGGCTTGCCGCGAAGAATGCCATTCTGATTGTCGAGTATGCCCGCCAGCAGCGACTGGCGGGTAGCAGCATCATTGACGCGGCGCTGACAGCCGCCAGAACGCGTTTCCGTCCAATTATCATGACGTCGCTGGCGTTTACCCTTGGCGTCTTGCCGCTGATATTTGGCAGCGGTGCCAGCGCCAGTGCCAGAAAATCACTGGGGGTTACCGTTTTTTCGGGGATGTTGTCCGCAACTTTGCTTGCCATCCTGTTAGTCCCTTGTTTTTATGTCGTTTTGCAACGTGCACAAGAGGCCTGGCAGGCGCGGCGTCAGCCCGCTCATCAGTCCTCCTTATCGGGTGAATGA
- a CDS encoding response regulator, which yields MSDAKTEHKAKKILVLDDENELRSMLQRYLSDQGFEVRTAENSARLDRYLQREPFDLLVLDLMMEPEDGLSVCRRLRAAKYTLPILMLTARGDPIDRVIGLETGADDYLAKPFLPQELVARIKAIFRRQELQRGETPTGSGEVCFGPYRLDITRQTLYREDQLLTLNSAEMNLLIALATTPNRPISRENLLNRARGREYAALDRSVDVQMLRLRQQLEVQPSEPRWLKTVWGMGYMLIVDSET from the coding sequence ATGAGTGACGCGAAAACCGAGCATAAGGCGAAGAAAATCCTCGTTCTTGATGATGAAAATGAACTGCGCAGCATGCTGCAACGCTATTTGAGCGATCAGGGATTTGAAGTCAGAACGGCGGAAAACAGCGCCCGACTCGACCGGTATTTGCAACGTGAGCCTTTTGATCTGCTGGTGCTGGATCTGATGATGGAACCGGAAGATGGTCTGTCCGTGTGCCGCCGTCTGCGTGCGGCGAAATACACGCTGCCTATCCTGATGCTCACCGCACGTGGCGACCCGATAGATCGGGTGATTGGACTGGAAACCGGTGCTGATGACTATCTTGCCAAACCTTTCCTGCCGCAGGAATTGGTGGCACGCATTAAAGCGATCTTCCGGCGGCAGGAGTTGCAACGGGGTGAAACGCCCACCGGCTCGGGAGAAGTCTGTTTTGGCCCTTATCGTCTGGATATCACCCGTCAAACGCTTTACCGCGAAGATCAGTTGCTGACGCTGAATTCTGCCGAAATGAATTTGCTGATTGCGCTAGCCACCACGCCCAACCGGCCAATCAGCCGAGAAAATCTGCTGAACCGCGCCAGAGGGCGTGAGTATGCCGCGCTGGACCGAAGCGTCGATGTACAGATGTTACGTCTGCGCCAGCAACTTGAAGTGCAACCTTCTGAGCCTCGCTGGCTGAAGACCGTCTGGGGCATGGGTTACATGCTGATTGTAGATAGTGAAACGTGA
- a CDS encoding ATP-binding protein, protein MKKFWPRSLLARNSILLILLVTLTQFTTLTVFLVFIQKPRVNDAASLIASQVIMLDKLLATVPATDRDRYVQAVQGVAQPPAHSIEIPTLGLAGFYRRYYLKVFLDSLHQQLPAGIQLRWQQAPEKKLWVEVKIAGQPYWVALAVEPSNHLASLISAILLSVVLSLMALLTAYGLQRRINRPLTSLARAAADVGKGGWPHPLSPEGPTEIKTVSLTFNRMLAGLAEMENTRAQMLAGISHDLRTPLTKLRLALAMSGQGKSTQDDFGRYFDDVDNILQQFIDYARGSTAELTQPGDINQMITELAHDFTGLGQNFNLNLAPLPVFLFRPVSVMRLLTNLMQNAAKYGRTELEVASWREHNVAKIAVRDRGPGVTEEELLLITKPFHRGAGTAARHNGSGLGLAIARQIAQQHGGDLSISLRAGGGLEVRVTLPLVSATAMP, encoded by the coding sequence GTGAAAAAATTCTGGCCTCGCTCCTTACTGGCACGCAACAGTATCCTGCTGATATTGCTGGTGACATTGACGCAATTCACCACGCTGACGGTCTTCCTGGTTTTTATCCAGAAGCCCAGAGTCAACGACGCGGCTTCGCTGATTGCCTCGCAGGTCATCATGCTCGATAAGCTGCTGGCGACGGTACCGGCAACGGATCGTGATCGCTATGTCCAGGCGGTACAGGGCGTCGCGCAGCCACCGGCGCACTCAATAGAAATACCCACGCTGGGCCTGGCGGGGTTCTATCGTCGTTATTATCTGAAAGTCTTTCTGGATAGTTTGCATCAGCAACTTCCGGCAGGGATACAGCTGCGCTGGCAGCAGGCACCAGAAAAAAAATTATGGGTGGAGGTAAAAATCGCCGGGCAGCCATACTGGGTTGCGCTGGCAGTGGAACCGTCGAACCATCTTGCCAGCCTGATCAGCGCCATCTTGCTGTCAGTTGTGTTGTCTCTGATGGCGTTGCTGACGGCTTATGGCCTGCAACGGCGCATCAACCGCCCACTGACGTCACTGGCGCGCGCCGCCGCCGATGTGGGTAAGGGCGGATGGCCGCACCCCTTATCGCCCGAAGGGCCGACTGAAATCAAGACGGTCAGCCTGACGTTTAACCGCATGCTGGCGGGTCTGGCTGAGATGGAGAATACCCGGGCGCAGATGCTGGCCGGTATTTCTCACGATCTGCGAACGCCGCTCACCAAGCTACGCCTGGCACTGGCCATGAGCGGGCAGGGCAAATCCACCCAGGATGATTTTGGGCGTTATTTCGATGATGTTGATAACATTCTTCAGCAATTTATTGATTATGCCCGCGGCAGTACCGCAGAGCTAACTCAGCCCGGTGATATCAATCAGATGATTACCGAGCTGGCGCATGATTTTACCGGGCTGGGACAGAACTTTAATCTGAACCTTGCCCCTCTGCCGGTGTTCCTTTTCCGTCCCGTCAGCGTGATGCGCCTGCTGACAAACCTGATGCAAAACGCCGCCAAATATGGCCGGACTGAATTAGAGGTTGCCAGCTGGCGGGAGCATAATGTCGCTAAAATTGCGGTGCGCGATCGCGGTCCCGGCGTGACAGAGGAAGAATTATTGCTGATTACCAAACCTTTCCATCGCGGAGCTGGCACGGCTGCCCGACATAACGGCTCCGGGTTGGGGCTCGCCATCGCGCGCCAGATCGCCCAGCAGCATGGCGGGGATCTCAGCATCAGCCTGCGGGCAGGCGGCGGGCTGGAGGTGAGGGTAACGCTGCCTTTGGTGTCGGCCACTGCTATGCCGTAA
- the fic gene encoding protein adenylyltransferase Fic: MRWQPETPYNELPLLPPNVDRIETRAVLKACISARAAIAELKTAGELIPDQGLLINILPIMEAKDSSRIENIVTTSDQLFQFADRAEHADPATKEALRYRSALFEGFSQLATHPLCTNTAVSICTRLRAVQTDIRRTPGTVLRDQNHDVVYTPPVGETAIRDLLANWERFIHAEDDIDPLVKMAISHYQFECIHPFPDGNGRTGRILNILYLIQTELLSLPILYLSRFILERRDDYYTLLRSVTAEGNWEAWILFMLEAVENTAQWTTKKIAIVRGLLADATDYVREKLPKIYTHELLQVLFAQPYCRIENLVEHGIAKRQTASSYLKQLVEIGVLEEMNVGREKLYINTRLLQELNQ; the protein is encoded by the coding sequence ATGCGCTGGCAACCAGAAACCCCCTACAATGAACTTCCTTTACTTCCCCCCAATGTCGATCGCATTGAAACACGCGCAGTGCTCAAAGCTTGTATCAGTGCGCGCGCGGCCATTGCCGAACTGAAAACCGCCGGAGAGTTGATTCCCGATCAGGGGTTACTGATCAACATCCTGCCCATCATGGAAGCAAAGGACTCTTCCCGCATCGAGAACATTGTGACAACCAGCGACCAGCTGTTCCAGTTTGCGGACCGCGCCGAACATGCCGATCCCGCCACTAAGGAAGCCCTGCGCTATCGCAGCGCATTGTTTGAGGGTTTTAGCCAACTGGCAACGCATCCGCTCTGTACCAACACCGCAGTATCGATTTGTACCCGGTTGCGCGCTGTGCAAACCGATATCCGCAGAACACCGGGTACGGTGTTGCGTGACCAGAACCATGATGTGGTTTACACGCCGCCAGTGGGTGAAACCGCCATTCGTGACTTACTGGCAAACTGGGAGCGTTTTATACATGCCGAAGACGACATCGATCCGCTGGTGAAAATGGCGATTTCTCACTACCAGTTCGAATGCATTCACCCCTTTCCCGACGGGAACGGGCGTACTGGCCGTATCCTGAATATCCTGTACCTGATCCAGACTGAACTCCTGTCGCTGCCGATCCTCTACCTTTCCCGTTTCATCCTCGAAAGGCGTGATGATTACTACACCTTGCTGCGCAGCGTGACCGCAGAGGGTAACTGGGAAGCCTGGATCCTCTTTATGCTGGAAGCCGTGGAAAATACCGCGCAATGGACAACCAAAAAAATCGCCATTGTTCGTGGGCTATTGGCGGACGCCACCGACTATGTCCGGGAAAAATTGCCTAAAATCTATACCCATGAATTGCTTCAGGTTCTGTTTGCACAACCCTATTGCCGCATTGAAAATCTGGTTGAACACGGCATCGCCAAACGTCAGACGGCATCATCCTATCTCAAGCAGCTGGTGGAAATCGGCGTGCTGGAAGAAATGAACGTCGGCCGCGAGAAGTTGTATATCAACACCCGGTTACTCCAGGAATTGAATCAGTAA
- a CDS encoding MFS transporter has product MRKVINAFLPLYATTLLMLLGSGLLTTYVSLRLAHEQVNGALIGAITAANYVGLVIGGKVGHNLIARVGHIRSYVTCAGIITASVIAHGLTDLIPLWVFLRLIIGLCMMCQYMVLESWLNDQAESSQRGMIFGLYMVATYLGLSGGQVILAMQSGFGISTLLIVALCFALCLVPIALTTRTNARAMSPAPMELGYFIRTIPRLLATTVVSGMAIGAFYGLAPVYASRQGFSTEQTGLFMSLSIFAGLVAQFPLSWLSDRVDRQRLLFFIALLYGVSALVLGLPLNLPFQFLLGMAFFISMMQFGLYPLQVALANDQVMSERRVSLTACLLMAFGIGASIGPLAVGALMQPFGSHVLYLSFTFCALLIAVMNRPVKVLPVPTTEVPLPHVVMPDSLATSPIGAALNPVLEEEAIQATMVNSDDASEEQTEAEATR; this is encoded by the coding sequence ATGAGAAAAGTTATTAACGCCTTTTTGCCACTTTATGCCACCACCCTGTTAATGTTGCTCGGTTCCGGCCTGCTGACCACCTACGTATCACTGCGCCTGGCGCATGAGCAGGTCAACGGCGCGCTGATTGGGGCGATCACCGCGGCGAACTATGTCGGGCTGGTGATTGGCGGCAAAGTCGGACACAACCTGATTGCCCGCGTCGGTCATATCCGCAGCTATGTCACCTGCGCCGGTATTATCACCGCCTCGGTGATTGCACACGGCCTGACTGACCTGATTCCGCTTTGGGTGTTTCTGCGCCTGATAATTGGTTTGTGTATGATGTGCCAGTACATGGTGCTGGAAAGCTGGCTCAATGATCAGGCCGAGTCCTCGCAGCGCGGCATGATTTTTGGTCTGTATATGGTGGCGACCTACCTGGGACTGAGCGGCGGGCAGGTGATTCTTGCCATGCAAAGCGGTTTTGGCATCAGCACGCTGCTGATTGTCGCGCTGTGCTTTGCGTTGTGTCTGGTGCCGATTGCCCTGACGACGCGCACCAACGCCAGGGCGATGTCGCCTGCGCCAATGGAGTTGGGGTATTTTATTCGCACCATTCCGCGCCTGCTGGCCACCACGGTCGTCAGTGGGATGGCGATCGGTGCGTTTTACGGGCTGGCACCGGTATATGCCAGCCGCCAGGGATTCAGCACGGAGCAAACCGGCTTATTTATGAGCCTGAGTATTTTCGCCGGGCTGGTGGCGCAGTTTCCGCTCAGCTGGCTGTCAGACCGTGTTGATCGCCAGCGCTTACTGTTTTTTATCGCGCTGTTGTATGGCGTGTCGGCGCTGGTGCTGGGTCTGCCGCTCAATCTGCCGTTTCAGTTCCTGCTCGGCATGGCTTTTTTTATCAGCATGATGCAGTTCGGGCTGTATCCTTTGCAGGTGGCGCTGGCGAATGATCAGGTCATGTCGGAGCGGCGCGTGTCGCTCACCGCATGTTTGCTGATGGCGTTTGGTATTGGGGCCAGTATCGGGCCGCTGGCTGTCGGCGCGTTGATGCAGCCGTTTGGCAGCCATGTGCTGTATCTGTCCTTCACGTTCTGCGCGCTGTTGATCGCGGTGATGAACCGTCCGGTTAAAGTGCTGCCCGTACCCACAACTGAAGTGCCACTGCCGCATGTGGTGATGCCGGATAGTCTCGCCACCTCACCGATTGGTGCAGCGTTGAACCCGGTGCTGGAAGAGGAGGCGATTCAGGCGACGATGGTGAATAGCGATGATGCCTCAGAGGAACAAACTGAAGCCGAGGCCACCCGGTGA
- a CDS encoding PRD domain-containing protein, which yields MKVVKVLNNSLVLTEDRDGKEAIVMGKGIGFSSRVGDMIPREKVEKLFMVQENLPGAEYLNAFAAMPEEIFQMTALVMQMAQQGLSNPLRPQIFFTLTDHLMFAVERSRKGIMLQNRVLFEVQRFWPAEFTLAQQVVTRLNSQFQLELPPEEAGNIAFHLVNGQSEHSDTSQTLLAMRMLKDIFNIIQYHAYITIDTGSLNYSRFLIHMQFFIQRMFAGQLNHSQGNTLLPQIIQQHPRMHRCALAINDYVKKMLEVEMTDDEQLWLIVHLVRIAEAPDLSSP from the coding sequence ATGAAGGTCGTTAAAGTCCTGAACAACAGCCTGGTGCTGACCGAAGATCGCGATGGCAAGGAAGCCATCGTGATGGGCAAAGGTATTGGTTTCAGCAGCCGCGTCGGCGACATGATCCCCAGGGAGAAAGTCGAGAAGCTGTTTATGGTGCAGGAAAACCTGCCAGGCGCGGAATATCTCAATGCTTTCGCCGCCATGCCGGAAGAAATTTTCCAGATGACGGCGCTGGTGATGCAGATGGCGCAGCAGGGGCTAAGCAACCCGCTGCGTCCGCAAATCTTCTTTACTCTGACCGATCACCTGATGTTTGCCGTGGAGCGCAGCCGTAAAGGCATCATGCTGCAAAACCGCGTGTTGTTTGAGGTCCAGCGCTTCTGGCCTGCCGAGTTCACGCTGGCGCAGCAGGTGGTGACCCGCCTTAACAGCCAGTTTCAGCTCGAATTACCCCCCGAGGAAGCAGGCAATATCGCGTTTCATCTGGTCAATGGTCAGTCAGAACACAGTGATACCAGCCAGACCCTGCTGGCGATGCGCATGCTGAAAGATATCTTCAATATTATTCAGTACCACGCCTATATCACCATCGATACCGGTTCTCTCAACTACTCGCGCTTTCTGATCCATATGCAGTTTTTCATTCAGCGTATGTTTGCCGGGCAGCTCAATCACAGCCAGGGCAACACGTTACTACCGCAAATTATTCAGCAACATCCACGCATGCATCGCTGCGCGCTGGCGATCAATGATTATGTGAAAAAGATGCTTGAGGTGGAGATGACGGACGATGAGCAGCTATGGCTGATCGTCCATCTGGTGCGGATTGCTGAAGCCCCTGATTTATCTTCACCGTAA
- a CDS encoding glycoside hydrolase family 1 protein, with protein sequence MIYQQSAPFPTGFLWGASTSAYQVEGAWYSDGKGPSVVDMLSHPAGKADFTVASDHYQQMEADVALFAQLGLKAYRFSVAWSRVIPDGDGAVNPAGLDFYRRLVTTLRRHGIEPIVTLYHFDLPWALEQQGGWLNRHTIAAFVRYADLLFRELGDQVRYWLTINEQNTMILHPGAIGTPPGRELPDKKSLYQQSHHMLVAQAQVMQRCHALLPGAKIGPAINTTSMYAATCRPEDAIAAHNWETLRCWSFLDVAVQGRYNALALRYLQDRGLAPQMLPQDNAVLAAARPDFVAINYYSTATIAASRGDASDVAPRAGDQQIMLGEPGVYRPEENPYTAKTPYGWVIDPVGLRLTLRKVCERYNLPVMITENGIGAPDTLAADGTVDDGYRIDFLRQHIEQIQLALADGVDVIGYFPWSAIDVVSTHQGYAKRYGFIYVNRDEQSLHDLRRIPKRSFGWYQQVIASNGQQLQDTR encoded by the coding sequence ATGATCTATCAACAATCCGCCCCCTTTCCAACCGGCTTTCTCTGGGGGGCTTCGACCTCGGCTTACCAGGTCGAAGGGGCCTGGTACAGCGACGGGAAAGGCCCTTCGGTGGTCGATATGCTGAGCCATCCAGCGGGCAAAGCCGATTTCACGGTAGCCAGCGACCATTATCAGCAGATGGAAGCCGATGTGGCGTTATTCGCGCAACTCGGTCTGAAAGCCTATCGTTTCTCGGTAGCGTGGTCGCGGGTCATCCCCGACGGCGATGGTGCGGTCAATCCTGCCGGGCTGGATTTTTATCGGCGGCTGGTGACCACCCTGCGCAGGCACGGCATTGAACCTATCGTCACCCTGTACCATTTCGACCTGCCGTGGGCGCTGGAGCAACAAGGTGGCTGGCTGAATCGCCACACCATTGCGGCTTTTGTGCGTTATGCCGATTTGCTGTTCCGGGAATTGGGTGACCAGGTGCGTTACTGGCTGACCATCAATGAACAGAACACCATGATCCTGCATCCGGGCGCGATTGGCACGCCGCCCGGCCGCGAGCTGCCGGATAAAAAATCGCTCTACCAGCAAAGCCACCATATGCTGGTGGCCCAGGCACAGGTGATGCAGCGGTGCCACGCACTGCTGCCCGGTGCGAAAATTGGCCCGGCGATCAACACCACGTCGATGTACGCCGCCACCTGCCGCCCGGAAGATGCCATTGCCGCACATAACTGGGAAACCCTGCGTTGCTGGAGCTTTCTCGATGTCGCGGTGCAGGGTCGCTACAACGCCCTTGCCCTGCGTTATTTGCAGGATCGCGGACTGGCACCGCAGATGCTGCCGCAAGATAACGCTGTGCTTGCCGCGGCGCGTCCTGATTTCGTCGCCATTAACTACTACTCCACCGCCACCATTGCCGCCAGCCGGGGGGATGCCTCGGACGTGGCTCCCCGCGCGGGCGATCAGCAAATCATGCTGGGGGAGCCTGGCGTGTACCGGCCCGAGGAGAATCCGTATACCGCGAAAACGCCTTATGGCTGGGTCATCGATCCCGTTGGGCTGCGTTTAACCCTGCGCAAAGTTTGTGAACGCTATAACCTGCCGGTGATGATCACCGAGAATGGCATTGGTGCGCCCGACACCCTGGCGGCGGATGGTACGGTGGATGATGGTTACCGTATCGATTTCCTGCGCCAGCATATTGAGCAAATCCAACTGGCGCTGGCCGATGGCGTCGACGTGATCGGTTACTTCCCCTGGTCTGCGATTGATGTGGTCAGCACCCATCAGGGCTATGCGAAACGCTATGGTTTCATTTATGTTAATCGCGATGAGCAGTCGCTGCATGATCTGCGGCGTATCCCTAAACGCAGTTTTGGCTGGTATCAACAGGTTATCGCCAGTAACGGACAACAATTACAGGACACCCGTTAG